A stretch of the Bacteroidales bacterium genome encodes the following:
- the purN gene encoding phosphoribosylglycinamide formyltransferase — MTKHIAIFASGSGTNAQNIINYFKDSSIAEISLILSNKPDAYVLERAKKYDIPSFIFTNENLFNSCVVIDKLTEFKIDFIVLAGFLLLVPQNIIDKYRNKIINIHPALLPKYGGKGMYGMKVHKEVIENKEKESGITIHYVNEKYDDGSIIFQAKCNVEKNYSPEMLAEKIHELEYEHFPAIIEKLVKKN; from the coding sequence ATGACTAAACATATTGCTATATTTGCATCGGGGAGTGGTACTAATGCTCAAAATATTATTAATTACTTTAAAGACAGTAGTATTGCTGAGATTTCTCTTATTTTATCGAATAAGCCGGACGCTTATGTACTTGAACGTGCCAAAAAATATGATATTCCCTCATTCATATTTACAAATGAAAATTTATTTAATTCTTGTGTTGTTATAGATAAATTAACTGAATTTAAGATTGACTTTATTGTTTTAGCCGGATTTCTTTTGTTAGTTCCTCAAAACATAATTGATAAATACAGAAATAAAATTATCAACATTCATCCTGCATTATTACCAAAATATGGTGGCAAAGGAATGTATGGAATGAAAGTTCATAAAGAAGTAATTGAAAATAAAGAAAAAGAATCGGGAATTACTATTCATTATGTTAATGAAAAATATGATGATGGAAGTATAATTTTTCAGGCAAAATGTAATGTTGAAAAAAATTATTCACCCGAAATGCTTGCCGAAAAAATTCATGAACTGGAATATGAACATTTTCCTGCGATTATTGAAAAGCTTGTTAAAAAAAATTAA
- a CDS encoding response regulator transcription factor — protein METIKVFLIDDHQIIRDGIKALFTDVKNIEVIGEASESNEAIEKLRTIKPDVIVTDISMPDISGIELTRIITNEFPNSKVLILSMYTNDEFIFNAIKAGAKGYLHKNTTRKEILDAIYTIYNGNEYFNEYISEIMLKGYVKKAQEEEKSHDKKEVSLTNREIEILKHVAEGNSNQEIADKFQISIRTVESHKNHIMQKLELKTTVEMVKYAIKNKIVEI, from the coding sequence ATGGAAACAATAAAAGTTTTTTTAATAGATGACCATCAGATTATACGTGATGGCATAAAAGCTTTGTTCACCGATGTGAAAAATATTGAAGTAATCGGTGAAGCATCAGAAAGTAATGAAGCAATTGAAAAATTAAGAACAATAAAACCAGATGTAATAGTTACCGACATTTCAATGCCTGATATTTCGGGTATCGAGCTTACACGAATAATAACAAATGAATTTCCAAATTCAAAAGTTTTAATTCTTTCGATGTACACCAATGACGAATTTATTTTTAATGCAATAAAAGCCGGAGCAAAAGGATATCTTCATAAAAATACAACAAGAAAAGAAATACTTGATGCGATTTATACAATTTATAATGGTAATGAATATTTCAACGAATACATTTCGGAAATAATGCTTAAAGGTTATGTAAAAAAAGCACAGGAAGAAGAAAAATCGCACGATAAAAAAGAAGTATCACTTACAAACAGAGAAATAGAAATTCTCAAACATGTTGCCGAAGGCAACAGCAATCAGGAGATAGCCGACAAATTTCAGATAAGCATAAGAACTGTCGAATCGCACAAAAATCATATAATGCAAAAGCTCGAACTTAAAACAACCGTTGAAATGGTTAAGTACGCTATAAAAAATAAAATAGTTGAAATATAA
- a CDS encoding PAS domain-containing sensor histidine kinase — MVLIFVVYKSFNISKKYKKKIEELEEHNEKLNYFYNAAIDGILLHDEGKILLVNHALTDITNYSSDELIKLNVASIISAKPIKKEEKNPDKIYSYETIAFRKDNTSFPVEVQEKFVEYKARKVNTTVIRDLTKHKEVENALKEERIKRLSNLFDGQEIERQRLSRDLHDGLGQQLIALKLKLESTVNASFERTINTINEVKTLFDGLINEIRQISSDLMPPVLKDFELEVVLKNLCENISKGAKINISFESNGNFSLLDKKSKIYLYRISQEAMSNIVKYSQATSASVYLLESNEFIQLIIEDNGKGFKFDENFKSRGNGIFNMRERINLLNGKFNLTSSINKGTILTIKIPLTTDKVWKQ; from the coding sequence TTGGTTTTAATTTTTGTTGTTTACAAAAGTTTTAATATATCGAAAAAATACAAGAAAAAAATTGAAGAGCTTGAAGAACATAATGAGAAACTTAATTATTTTTATAATGCAGCAATAGATGGCATTTTGCTTCATGATGAGGGTAAAATTTTGCTGGTAAATCACGCATTGACCGACATTACAAATTATTCTTCCGATGAATTGATAAAATTAAATGTGGCATCAATAATTTCTGCAAAGCCAATAAAAAAGGAAGAAAAAAATCCCGATAAAATTTATAGTTATGAAACCATTGCTTTCAGAAAAGATAATACAAGTTTTCCTGTTGAAGTTCAGGAAAAATTTGTTGAATATAAAGCCAGAAAAGTAAACACAACAGTAATAAGGGATTTGACTAAACACAAAGAAGTTGAAAATGCCTTGAAAGAAGAAAGAATAAAGCGTTTGTCGAATTTATTTGACGGGCAGGAAATCGAACGTCAGCGATTATCAAGAGATTTACACGATGGACTCGGACAGCAATTAATAGCGCTGAAGCTTAAACTCGAAAGCACCGTTAACGCAAGTTTTGAACGCACAATAAATACAATAAACGAGGTTAAAACACTTTTTGATGGCTTGATTAACGAAATAAGGCAGATTTCAAGCGACTTGATGCCGCCGGTATTAAAGGATTTTGAACTTGAAGTGGTGTTGAAAAATCTTTGTGAAAATATTTCAAAAGGAGCAAAAATAAACATATCATTTGAATCAAATGGAAATTTTTCGCTGCTCGATAAAAAATCAAAAATTTATTTGTACAGAATATCACAGGAAGCAATGAGCAACATTGTAAAATATTCACAAGCTACATCAGCAAGTGTTTATCTGCTCGAAAGCAACGAATTTATTCAATTGATTATTGAAGATAACGGAAAAGGTTTTAAATTTGACGAAAATTTTAAAAGTCGCGGAAACGGAATTTTTAATATGCGAGAGAGAATTAATTTACTTAACGGAAAATTTAATTTGACTTCTTCAATAAATAAAGGAACAATATTGACAATTAAAATCCCTCTAACAACCGATAAAGTATGGAAACAATAA